In the Nicotiana tabacum cultivar K326 chromosome 16, ASM71507v2, whole genome shotgun sequence genome, one interval contains:
- the LOC107815791 gene encoding uncharacterized protein LOC107815791 isoform X1, with product MMINFQGLSKQKSPQVLFEDAFPAADPGTLEQLKELSCRRRAIESINQNSFVTEAIAREMSGGLTSRCEQNIQKVEQYLPILGNLIHHVNLVGDNPKMVRWISDLKIRWSSALTSSSFFQLNGPKLYQMDNLHSELAMTLFVLGALFRDRALEVLSTDLVQSASFLRKAAGVYHHIAQDVLPCLQPASAQERPPEAVISVSAAIALVCLAEAQAVSVRKAEQKGNTGGLLAKLHYGVCKFLEEAMHTLHSATKQCKDISSCLMDYITTSNMLHELLSYKYLAESLKIEGQIGFAIGVLRHVIQNAEKHIPREKSWRLVHKQLIDDLTGRLQKYEHENEFVWHEKIPMHDELPVPQGVTIVSPIPYQPQRWERTLVFKI from the exons ATGATGATAAATTTTCAAGGTCTTTCAAAGCAGAAATCTCCCCAG GTTCTGTTTGAAGACGCATTTCCGGCGGCTGATCCTGGCACATTGGAGCAATTAAAAGAGTTGAGCTGCAGAAGGAGAGCTATCGAATCCATCAACCAAAATAGCTTTGTGACAGAGGCTATTGCCAGGGAAAtgtctgggggattgacttcTCGATGTGAACAG AATATACAGAAGGTGGAACAGTATTTACCAATTTTGGGAAACCTGATACACCATGTAAATCTAGTTGGTGACAACCCCAAGATGGTTCGATGGATTTCTGACCTAAAGATTAGGTGGAGCAGTGCTCTCACTTCATCATCCTTTTTTCAACTTAACGGTCCAAAACTTTATCAGATGGATAATTTGCATTCTGAACTTGCAATGACACTTTTCGTTCTTGGTGCATTGTTTCGAGATCGAGCTCTTGAAGTTCTGTCAACAG ATTTAGTGCAATCAGCCTCCTTTCTCAGAAAAGCTGCAGGAGTTTACCATCATATAGCTCAGGATGTCCTTCCCTGTTTACAGCCTGCATCGGCACAAGAAAGGCCACCAGAAGCTGTAATCAGTGTTTCTGCTGCAATCGCCCTTGTTTGCTTAGCTGAGGCACAG GCTGTGAGTGTGAGGAAGGCAGAGCAAAAAGGGAATACTGGAGGACTCTTGGCGAAGCTGCACTATGGTGTTTGTAAATTTCTTGAAGAAGCTATGCATACCTTGCATTCAGCCACCAAGCAGTGCAAAGACATTTCATCTTGCTTAATG GATTATATTACAACTTCTAACATGTTACATGAGCTACTCAGTTACAAATATCTTGCGGAGAGTCTTAAGATTGAGGGGCAAATAGGTTTTGCTATTGGAGTTCTTCGGCATGTGATACAAAATGCAGAAAAGCATATACCAAGAGAAAAGTCATGGAGACTAGTTCATAAGCAATTGATCGATGACTTGACTGGACGGCTCCAGAAGTATGAACACGAAAATGAGTTTGTCTGGCATGAAAAGATTCCCATGCACGACGAACTGCCTGTACCTCAAGGTGTCACGATTGTTAGTCCCATACCTTATCAGCCACAAAGGTGGGAAAGAACACTTGTTTTCAAAATCTAA
- the LOC107815791 gene encoding uncharacterized protein LOC107815791 isoform X2 encodes MSGGLTSRCEQNIQKVEQYLPILGNLIHHVNLVGDNPKMVRWISDLKIRWSSALTSSSFFQLNGPKLYQMDNLHSELAMTLFVLGALFRDRALEVLSTDLVQSASFLRKAAGVYHHIAQDVLPCLQPASAQERPPEAVISVSAAIALVCLAEAQAVSVRKAEQKGNTGGLLAKLHYGVCKFLEEAMHTLHSATKQCKDISSCLMDYITTSNMLHELLSYKYLAESLKIEGQIGFAIGVLRHVIQNAEKHIPREKSWRLVHKQLIDDLTGRLQKYEHENEFVWHEKIPMHDELPVPQGVTIVSPIPYQPQRWERTLVFKI; translated from the exons AtgtctgggggattgacttcTCGATGTGAACAG AATATACAGAAGGTGGAACAGTATTTACCAATTTTGGGAAACCTGATACACCATGTAAATCTAGTTGGTGACAACCCCAAGATGGTTCGATGGATTTCTGACCTAAAGATTAGGTGGAGCAGTGCTCTCACTTCATCATCCTTTTTTCAACTTAACGGTCCAAAACTTTATCAGATGGATAATTTGCATTCTGAACTTGCAATGACACTTTTCGTTCTTGGTGCATTGTTTCGAGATCGAGCTCTTGAAGTTCTGTCAACAG ATTTAGTGCAATCAGCCTCCTTTCTCAGAAAAGCTGCAGGAGTTTACCATCATATAGCTCAGGATGTCCTTCCCTGTTTACAGCCTGCATCGGCACAAGAAAGGCCACCAGAAGCTGTAATCAGTGTTTCTGCTGCAATCGCCCTTGTTTGCTTAGCTGAGGCACAG GCTGTGAGTGTGAGGAAGGCAGAGCAAAAAGGGAATACTGGAGGACTCTTGGCGAAGCTGCACTATGGTGTTTGTAAATTTCTTGAAGAAGCTATGCATACCTTGCATTCAGCCACCAAGCAGTGCAAAGACATTTCATCTTGCTTAATG GATTATATTACAACTTCTAACATGTTACATGAGCTACTCAGTTACAAATATCTTGCGGAGAGTCTTAAGATTGAGGGGCAAATAGGTTTTGCTATTGGAGTTCTTCGGCATGTGATACAAAATGCAGAAAAGCATATACCAAGAGAAAAGTCATGGAGACTAGTTCATAAGCAATTGATCGATGACTTGACTGGACGGCTCCAGAAGTATGAACACGAAAATGAGTTTGTCTGGCATGAAAAGATTCCCATGCACGACGAACTGCCTGTACCTCAAGGTGTCACGATTGTTAGTCCCATACCTTATCAGCCACAAAGGTGGGAAAGAACACTTGTTTTCAAAATCTAA